Proteins from a single region of Thermococcus alcaliphilus:
- a CDS encoding proton-conducting transporter transmembrane domain-containing protein, which produces MIPIIVAFPLIMAFLTSILPALRRERFSKHLFLIGMLSPWLILPQIINNLPSNEVVGNWSRVSGIEVAVDAYNIPFIVAELILSAFVALYVWSYYPRKIENKAYVLILLLHSGLLGAFISRDLFNYYIYMEIASVASFALVGISKEKGARRAAFKYTVFSLLASYIFILGIGIIYLKTGYLNLALIKENLRMSREINAALALSFTSLLLKSGIFPLYFWLPDAHSKADAPVSALLSGLVVKAPAYGMILLTLTFPINSFVQKTLLSLAFLSMFFGIGMMLLQKNSERLLAYSTVSQMGYVLLGIALLNPLAAAYYALAHALFKGGLFLSVGSLAEHYETRDLEKLSYRNNKILMLAIVLLSLAIGGVSPFIGAFGKAMLIENLKGFLKYAFYAGGIGTLVSFTKLNYYLSKRGEKIEIPKRKEVISLSLGILTLLGGIYLYPHLSVLKDSISLAIAIFIFYLLRKLGVFEVSLRAFTPEQFKTLGKEINAYMLLFTAVLLLFLFNFL; this is translated from the coding sequence ATGATCCCCATTATTGTTGCATTTCCCCTTATTATGGCATTTTTAACCTCCATCCTTCCAGCTTTAAGGAGAGAGAGGTTTTCCAAGCATCTGTTCCTAATTGGCATGCTGTCCCCATGGCTTATTCTACCCCAAATAATCAATAACCTCCCCTCCAATGAAGTTGTCGGAAACTGGAGCAGAGTCTCTGGCATTGAGGTTGCCGTAGATGCTTATAACATCCCCTTTATAGTGGCAGAGCTTATTCTCTCTGCTTTTGTTGCCCTCTATGTGTGGAGCTATTATCCAAGAAAAATTGAAAACAAGGCCTATGTCCTTATCCTCCTTCTTCATTCAGGACTCCTGGGAGCTTTTATAAGCAGAGACCTCTTCAATTATTATATCTACATGGAGATAGCATCGGTAGCAAGCTTTGCTCTTGTGGGAATTTCAAAGGAGAAAGGAGCAAGGAGGGCAGCTTTCAAATACACGGTCTTTTCCCTTCTGGCTTCATACATTTTCATCTTGGGGATAGGGATTATCTACCTGAAAACAGGCTACCTGAACCTAGCCCTTATAAAAGAAAACCTGAGAATGTCGAGAGAGATTAACGCAGCTTTAGCACTATCTTTTACATCTCTGCTCTTGAAGAGTGGCATCTTCCCTCTGTACTTCTGGCTTCCAGACGCTCATTCTAAGGCAGATGCTCCAGTAAGTGCCTTGCTTTCCGGCCTTGTAGTCAAAGCTCCTGCATACGGGATGATTCTTCTCACATTGACGTTCCCAATCAATAGTTTCGTGCAAAAAACGTTGCTTTCTCTGGCGTTCCTTTCTATGTTTTTTGGGATAGGCATGATGCTTCTTCAGAAAAATTCAGAGAGACTTTTGGCTTATTCCACAGTATCCCAGATGGGATATGTACTTCTCGGAATAGCCCTCTTAAATCCTTTGGCCGCAGCTTACTATGCCTTAGCCCACGCCCTCTTTAAAGGAGGCCTTTTCCTTAGTGTAGGAAGCTTAGCGGAGCACTATGAAACTCGGGATTTGGAAAAACTATCGTATAGGAATAATAAGATTTTAATGCTTGCAATCGTTTTGCTAAGCCTTGCTATCGGAGGTGTTAGCCCCTTTATCGGAGCATTTGGGAAGGCTATGCTAATTGAGAACCTCAAGGGATTTCTGAAATATGCTTTTTATGCGGGGGGAATCGGCACTCTGGTGTCGTTTACAAAGCTTAACTATTATCTTTCGAAAAGAGGAGAAAAAATCGAAATCCCCAAAAGAAAAGAAGTGATTTCATTATCTCTTGGAATCCTAACACTTCTCGGAGGCATCTACCTCTATCCGCATCTCAGCGTCCTCAAAGACTCAATCAGCCTCGCCATTGCCATCTTTATCTTCTACCTGCTCAGGAAGCTGGGAGTCTTTGAGGTATCCCTTAGGGCTTTTACACCGGAGCAATTCAAAACCCTGGGCAAAGAGATAAATGCTTATATGCTCCTCTTCACTGCTGTATTGCTATTATTTTTATTCAATTTCCTTTAG
- a CDS encoding cation:proton antiporter subunit C: MINPELAGIIIILIGLYGLMTKENLIKIVLSINVVSIGLVLFFIGTGYVEGGDVPIMPREKVVDPLPATLMLTTLVVDVAITSLALALILKMRREEE, encoded by the coding sequence GTGATTAACCCCGAACTTGCTGGAATTATAATAATCCTCATAGGACTTTATGGCCTCATGACAAAGGAAAACCTGATCAAGATAGTCCTGTCCATAAACGTAGTGTCCATAGGGCTCGTCCTCTTCTTTATTGGGACTGGCTATGTAGAAGGAGGGGACGTTCCAATAATGCCCAGAGAAAAAGTTGTCGATCCTTTACCCGCTACCCTTATGCTTACCACTCTCGTTGTTGATGTTGCCATAACTTCCCTTGCGTTGGCATTAATCCTAAAGATGAGGAGGGAAGAAGAATGA
- a CDS encoding ACT domain-containing protein, translated as MRHYEILRIKENGKIEIPLEWAYEVGLVKDAYFLVEIDTDLNEIHLERIALPGKELVEIELVVKDKPGVLAKITGTLGKHRVNILFSEAEEMEQIGLGAIVAVVDVSQMDISKEELIAELQNIEEVMEVSLKEIE; from the coding sequence ATGAGGCACTATGAAATTTTAAGGATTAAGGAGAACGGAAAGATAGAGATACCGCTGGAATGGGCGTATGAAGTAGGGCTTGTTAAAGACGCTTACTTCTTAGTGGAAATTGATACCGATCTAAATGAAATTCACCTCGAAAGGATAGCCCTTCCCGGAAAAGAACTTGTAGAGATTGAACTCGTTGTTAAGGACAAACCCGGAGTTCTGGCTAAAATTACCGGCACTCTTGGGAAGCATAGGGTTAACATCCTATTCAGCGAAGCTGAGGAAATGGAGCAAATTGGCCTTGGAGCAATAGTTGCGGTTGTTGATGTAAGTCAGATGGATATAAGCAAAGAAGAGCTTATCGCAGAACTACAAAATATCGAAGAGGTTATGGAAGTTTCGCTAAAGGAAATTGAATAA
- a CDS encoding monovalent cation/H+ antiporter complex subunit F: MVEENLLVSPFGWGAVVLVITSLVLSYRVLFGPTLADRIVGINTVTTKTVVILAIFAFIAKEYFFLDLAVVLLMVNAVGGLILAKYMEGAK, translated from the coding sequence ATGGTTGAAGAAAATCTTCTGGTGAGTCCTTTTGGATGGGGCGCAGTAGTGCTAGTGATTACTTCTCTGGTTTTATCGTATCGCGTACTGTTTGGACCAACCTTAGCTGACAGAATAGTCGGCATCAACACCGTAACAACAAAAACCGTAGTTATATTGGCAATATTTGCTTTCATAGCAAAAGAGTACTTTTTCTTAGATCTTGCAGTTGTTCTTCTCATGGTTAACGCTGTGGGAGGGCTGATATTAGCAAAGTACATGGAGGGAGCAAAGTGA
- the mnhG gene encoding monovalent cation/H(+) antiporter subunit G yields MIEYLLLLLGESIMIFGTLGILRFPDVYTRLHAATKCDTGGAMSILIALAIASEASLLIKLKFLVLAFLIALINPMVSHAIARGAYKYGIKPKVVVDMYAWDNP; encoded by the coding sequence GTGATAGAATACCTCCTTCTTCTCCTTGGAGAGTCCATAATGATATTCGGAACTCTCGGGATACTCCGCTTTCCCGATGTGTATACTCGTCTTCATGCGGCAACAAAGTGCGATACTGGCGGAGCAATGAGCATTCTCATAGCCCTAGCAATTGCTTCAGAAGCTTCCCTACTGATTAAGCTAAAATTCCTCGTGCTGGCGTTTTTAATCGCCCTAATAAACCCCATGGTCTCCCATGCAATAGCGAGAGGAGCCTATAAGTATGGAATAAAACCAAAAGTTGTGGTGGATATGTATGCCTGGGATAATCCTTGA
- a CDS encoding hydrogenase subunit MbhD domain-containing protein, whose translation MPGIILDVLLLTMIILSIAVIEEENLVSAVVKYAFLSLAFVLVLTLLKAPDVALSAIVVGAVVIGVFLFTIREVEK comes from the coding sequence ATGCCTGGGATAATCCTTGACGTACTTCTCTTAACCATGATTATCCTATCAATTGCCGTGATAGAAGAGGAAAACCTAGTTAGTGCAGTTGTTAAATACGCCTTTCTCAGCCTAGCCTTTGTTCTTGTGTTGACCCTTTTAAAGGCTCCCGACGTTGCCCTTTCTGCCATTGTTGTAGGAGCGGTTGTCATAGGCGTGTTTCTCTTTACGATTCGGGAGGTGGAAAAGTGA
- a CDS encoding Na(+)/H(+) antiporter subunit B yields the protein MKMSLIVRTTTKLISPFLVAYSAYLMLYGHLSPGGGFQAGVILAVSIILLITSHGYNRVRKTFKFWEVQLIEGISGEFLALLATAGVFFGGFFYNFLRGGELGSLISGGIIPLFNIGVALKVGAAFTFMFYILLRWVERD from the coding sequence ATGAAGATGAGCTTGATAGTGCGAACAACAACGAAGCTCATAAGCCCGTTTCTAGTGGCTTATTCCGCTTATCTAATGCTCTATGGTCATTTAAGTCCGGGAGGAGGATTCCAGGCGGGGGTTATATTAGCGGTCAGCATTATCCTCTTGATAACCTCTCATGGTTACAACAGGGTTAGAAAAACCTTCAAATTCTGGGAAGTTCAGCTCATCGAAGGGATCTCGGGGGAATTTTTAGCCCTCCTAGCAACAGCAGGTGTGTTCTTCGGTGGATTTTTCTACAACTTTTTGCGAGGAGGAGAGCTCGGCTCCCTTATAAGTGGTGGAATAATCCCCCTATTTAACATAGGCGTTGCATTGAAGGTTGGAGCGGCATTTACGTTCATGTTTTACATCCTGCTGAGGTGGGTGGAACGTGATTAA